A portion of the Kazachstania africana CBS 2517 chromosome 2, complete genome genome contains these proteins:
- the CTI6 gene encoding Cti6p (similar to Saccharomyces cerevisiae CTI6 (YPL181W); ancestral locus Anc_6.173) translates to MSQGEGESAVDITETVSMKEENAPPVVGKDVGTSDADALIPEEIEEEEEQEEEEEGETRCVCGEIDPPDESGLYIQCESCSVWQHGFCVGIVGGSKDAPDKYWCELCKPTLHHLYLNDLGEKRSIYKPVQEKKRQNRRTARSGKNGGGSVGGESSSESNGSGSSSSSTGSSKDTNNITNVVKGEEEEKRLQDRKRATFLAREEKQYQRMLEKAIKESRRTSKQEDFPLTEDAEADSPDTLTDPVHELLDSEKREVNENTNHEDMEDINEEEDEVEEDQDQKSSINETSTNASSDNLASAKKPSPNAKITKPARRSNRSHAGILDSRASSRSRRGTRKMDNKNSSIADNEIDVNKPVKPRIPSERTSINEMKRRTKAILEFISRTQLEINDDIQNKNKLTKFVENDDFLKKLDVIYINYSEHLVLMDEITQKLISWEDKYSNFI, encoded by the coding sequence ATGTCACAAGGAGAAGGAGAATCTGCTGTAGATATTACTGAAACAGTAAGCATGAAAGAGGAAAATGCACCTCCTGTGGTAGGGAAGGATGTAGGAACAAGCGATGCAGATGCTCTCATTCCAGAAGagatagaagaagaagaggagcaggaggaggaggaggaagGTGAGACTAGATGTGTCTGCGGTGAAATTGACCCACCTGATGAGTCTGGGCTGTATATTCAATGTGAATCTTGTAGCGTATGGCAGCATGGATTTTGCGTTGGTATAGTTGGTGGTAGTAAAGATGCTCCCGATAAATATTGGTGTGAATTATGCAAGCCGACGTTACATCATctatatttgaatgatcTAGGAGAGAAAAGATCTATTTACAAACCAGTAcaggaaaagaagagacAGAATAGACGGACTGCAAGAAGTGGGAAGAATGGTGGTGGTAGCGTTGGAGGTGAAAGTAGCAGTGAAAGTAATGGCAGtggcagcagcagcagcagcacTGGTAGCAGTAAAGATACCAATAATATCACCAATGTAGTCAAgggagaagaagaagaaaaacgtTTACAAGATAGGAAAAGAGCAACTTTTTTGGCAAGGGAGGAGAAACAGTATCAAAGAATGTTAGAAAAGGCAATTAAGGAAAGTAGAAGGACGTCTAAACAAGAGGATTTCCCACTCACTGAGGACGCAGAAGCCGATTCTCCTGATACATTGACAGACCCTGTGCACGAGTTACTTGATTCTGAAAAACGTGAAGTTAACGAAAATACCAACCACGAAGACATGGAAGACATTAACGAGGAGGAGGACgaagtagaagaagatcaaGATCAAAAATCTTCCATTAATGAAACTTCAACCAACGCCTCTTCTGACAATTTAGCCTCGGCAAAGAAACCTTCTCCTAATGCTAAAATTACTAAGCCGGCAAGAAGATCGAACAGATCGCACGCCGGCATTTTAGATAGTAGAGCAAGTAGTAGGAGCAGGAGGGGTACAAGGAAAATGGACAATAAAAATAGTTCCATTGCTGACAACGAAATTGATGTAAATAAACCTGTTAAGCCAAGAATTCCTTCTGAGAGGACATCtataaatgaaatgaagAGAAGAACAAAAGCCATTTTGGAGTTCATATCTAGAACTCAGTTGGAAATTAATGACGAtattcaaaacaaaaataaactGACTAAATTtgtagaaaatgatgattttttgaagaagctcGATGTCATATATATCAACTACAGCGAGCATTTAGTACTAATGGATGAAATCAcacaaaaattaattagTTGGGAAgacaaatattcaaattttatatga
- the VPS45 gene encoding Vps45p (similar to Saccharomyces cerevisiae VPS45 (YGL095C); ancestral locus Anc_6.174) — MNLYEVGDYYIDRIINSQSRTTSNNDASPKIKVLLLDKYTKSIISMISTQSKLLQNEIYLVDTVENVQRDTMRHLKCLVFIKPTEESIEFLCKELENPKYYEYHIFFNNIINKSQLERIAEYDSFETVVKVEEIFQDYQTINQYLFSFEIPNRNLFINEAIWSETELSQCTNSLLSVLLSLKKTPLIRYDSNSKKSLTLVKSLDSQIKANHKALFDFPPSDIDPLLLILDRDYDPYTPLLQPWTYQSMIMEYIGIKANIVDLSSFDSNLNKVTLSSKQDTFFNETMYLNFGELSDRIKDYVNSYKSKTESTSAINTIDDIKKYIEHLPEFKKLSNNVTKHISIVTELDKQLNEKKIWDISELEQNLMMHPDNNEDYQAFVKLINDVTIERFYKLKLACIYLLRHDEVHGANNKVEKINEVFEILKNFLPIEDINYLHKIRSFYDKRSTRVESSTSSNKDDLLSELAKKFNTRMDAYKKTNVSNNVYMQHIPKLSNILTDLSNNKLSTEEFPFLNKQATAQIQDVIIFIIGGITLEELRLVNDFNSTMKDDKIRIVIGGTSILTTENFLNSLR; from the coding sequence atgaatttataCGAGGTAGGTGACTATTACATTGACAGGATAATCAATTCTCAGTCCAGAACCACCAGCAATAATGATGCTTCTCCTAAGATAAAGGTCCTTTTATTGGATAAGTAcacaaaatcaataatatcgATGATTTCTACGCAATCAAAATTACTACAAAATGAGATTTATCTTGTAGATACGGTGGAGAATGTACAACGTGATACAATGAGGCATTTGAAGTGCTTGGTTTTCATAAAACCTACGGAAGAAAGTATCGAGTTTCTTTGTAAAGAATTAGAGAATCCCAAATATTATGAATATcacatcttcttcaataatataataaataaatcacAATTGGAAAGAATTGCAGAGTATGACAGTTTTGAAACTGTAGTGAAAGTTGAGGAGATTTTCCAGGATTATCAAAcaataaatcaatatttattCTCTTTCGAAATCCCAAACAGGAATCTTTTCATAAATGAAGCCATATGGAGCGAAACTGAACTTTCTCAATGTACTAACAGTTTACTTTCAGTTTTATTGTCTCTAAAGAAAACTCCCCTTATAAGATACGATAGCAATAGTAAAAAAAGTCTAACTTTAGTGAAATCATTAGATTCCCAAATAAAGGCAAATCATAAAGCTTTATTTGATTTCCCACCTAGTGATATTGATCCACTTTTACTAATTTTAGACAGAGATTATGATCCATATACACCATTGTTGCAGCCTTGGACTTACCAATCAATGATAATGGAATATATTGGAATTAAGGCAAATATTGTGGACTTATCATCATTCGATTCAAATCTAAATAAGGTGACATTATCTTCTAAACAGGAcacctttttcaatgaaacgatgtatttgaattttggtGAATTGAGTGATAGAATAAAAGATTATGTAAATTCTTATAAATCGAAAACTGAATCCACTAGTGCCATCAATACCATAGACGacattaaaaaatatattgaacATTTAcctgaattcaaaaaactATCAAATAACGTCACAAAGCATATTTCGATCGTTACTGAACTGGACAAgcaattaaatgaaaaaaaaatttgggATATCAGTGAATTGGAACAAAATCTAATGATGCATCCAGACAATAATGAAGACTATCAAGCATTTgtcaaattgataaatgacGTAACTATCGAACGCTTCTATAAATTGAAACTTGCATGCATTTATTTACTCAGACATGATGAGGTTCATGGTGCAAACAACAAGGTGGAAAAGATAAATGAGGTTttcgaaattttgaagaacttTTTACCAATTGAGGATATTAATTATTTACATAAAATTAGATCATTTTACGACAAGAGATCGACAAGAGTAGAATCCTCAACAAGTTCTaataaagatgatttgCTTAGTGAATTGGCAAAGAAATTCAATACAAGGATGGATGCATATAAGAAAACGAATGTATCCAACAACGTATATATGCAACATATTCCAAAGTTATCAAACATATTGACTGatctatcaaataataaactGTCAACTGAagaatttccatttttaaACAAACAGGCAACTGCTCAAATACAAGATgttataatttttattatcgGAGGGATTACgcttgaagaattgagaTTAGTTAACGATTTTAATTCGACAATGAAAGATGATAAGATTAGGATAGTTATTGGGGGCACATCCATTTTAAcaactgaaaattttttaaattctcTTCGATAA
- the TCO89 gene encoding Tco89p (similar to Saccharomyces cerevisiae TCO89 (YPL180W); ancestral locus Anc_6.175), whose protein sequence is MVQRGRSMDTSTATSIPPRRQFTTSSRTKSTASFKGLRKVLTHESSTLMDSHRAKSMDTLVMRKLNMSGLNMTSLAKVKSNPNTTHSILSPKLKPRRTKSTHSVVSLRDSNDHGDLYKSDSSTDEEVEYFTEDEDIQKEEPEQKGEGKQVASQNKSVEPLSYKPPSELISHDAENGDRSTTQIDQTVGHEQEDDKINHSNIMHDDSPHKLTRQDNNRISATVASNISNGSDQYIPDVILSQSTGIEKKFENPSSIQNSLSNELHTNNKKTQSSYNPVELNNEPAGSTDKSNKNKGTVFSKSHSSLSNFLQKNNLHQSTNHNVAPKETNISNTSHLNSLFHSRKAFDSRASRAQGDINNFTTFLKSNNNNIVSDDRDSRTQKKLWLQRENSLLDLNLSNDYDLISNTSIESKRIFEKISHEYTNVRRFYNPIESSLLRFNKSEGNHIQPSSFSSSAFKIKEFLPTNNSKNNLQRVLSSIWKNELDAFNMDLARQPQQQQQQSQQQQQQQAQQQQRQEQQQQQQRHQSKFGKPNSSIQPTTRAVNKRFENQR, encoded by the coding sequence ATGGTGCAAAGAGGAAGATCTATGGACACTTCTACGGCCACAAGTATCCCACCAAGACGCCAGTTTACAACAAGTTCTCGTACTAAGAGTACTGCAAGTTTCAAAGGATTGCGAAAAGTATTGACCCATGAAAGTTCGACTCTTATGGATTCTCACAGGGCAAAATCAATGGATACTCTCGTAATGAGGAAACTGAACATGAGTGGGTTGAACATGACTTCTCTGGCCAAGGTGAAATCTAATCCTAATACCACTCATAGCATTCTCAGTCCAAAATTGAAGCCTCGAAGAACAAAGAGTACGCATTCTGTGGTCAGTTTGAGAGATAGTAATGATCATGGTGACCTTTACAAGTCTGACAGCTCGACTGATGAAGAGGTGGAATATTTCACGgaggatgaagatattcaaAAGGAGGAACCAGAACAAAAAGGTGAAGGGAAGCAAGTTGCAAGTCAGAATAAAAGCGTAGAACCACTGAGTTACAAGCCTCCTTCAGAACTAATATCGCATGATGCAGAAAATGGTGACAGAAGTACTACTCAGATCGATCAGACAGTTGGGCATGAACAAGAAGACGATAAGATAAATCACTCAAACATAATGCACGATGATAGTCCGCATAAGTTAACGAGACAGGACAATAATCGAATTAGTGCCACTGTAGCAAGTAATATCTCAAATGGCAGTGATCAGTACATCCCTGATGTAATATTATCTCAATCCACTGGGAtcgaaaagaaatttgaaaatccatcatctattcaaaattctttatCGAACGAATTGCACACCAATAATAAGAAGACTCAGAGTAGTTACAATCCTGTggaattaaataatgaacCTGCTGGCAGTACTGATAAGAGtaacaaaaataaaggTACAGTCTTCTCAAAGTCTCATTCAAGCTTAAGCAACTTTCTACAAAAGAACAACTTGCACCAATCAACGAATCACAATGTTGCGCCAAAGGAAACAAACATCTCTAACACATCACATTTAAATAGCTTATTTCATAGTAGGAAAGCTTTTGATTCAAGGGCTAGTAGAGCGCAAGGGGacattaataattttacaacatttttgaaaagtaacaataataacataGTTAGTGATGATAGAGACTCAAGGACACAGAAAAAGTTGTGGTTACAGAGAGAAAACTCCTTATTGGATTTAAATCTCAGTAACGATTATGATCTTATCAGTAATACTAGCATCGAGTCTAAAAGAATATTCGAAAAAATATCGCATGAATACACAAATGTTAGAAGGTTCTACAATCCTATAGAGAGTTCTTTGCTACGGTTCAACAAATCTGAAGGAAACCACATACAGCCAAGTTCATTTAGTAGTTCTGCGTTCAAAATAAAGGAGTTTCTTCCGACTAACAACAGCAAGAATAATTTACAGAGAGTTCTTTCTTCGATATGgaaaaatgaattagatGCCTTCAATATGGACTTAGCAAGACAAccacaacaacagcaacagcaatcacagcagcaacagcagcagcaagcgcaacagcaacaacgACAGgaacagcagcaacagcaacaaaGACatcaatcaaaatttggtaaacCCAATTCCTCTATACAACCAACCACTAGAGCTGTTAACAAACGTTTTGAAAACCAAAGATAA